The Chthonomonadales bacterium genome window below encodes:
- a CDS encoding DUF4838 domain-containing protein, with protein MQIVGGRRAGRYSRRMVLQAAAGSALLGAVTSAAGAAGEAADQRDAWFVGRGVAIVPTEAAAMELPERAGEWDLNLIDMSHYAEWAAGTDEGRALVAACRRLGVGIEFSLHVPSMFLSRTLFEKDPTLFRMDESGNRTPDANLCVHSEPALEILCENAVKYADLLRPTTGRYHYWTDDGAKMCRCPRCRGLSDSDQALIVENRMLKALRRGDRRARVAHLAYQPTLVPPTQVKPEPGIYLEFAPIERDSLKPLDNGSPVHTKVLEHLDANLALFGKRDAEVLEYWLDNSRASGWKRERIGLLPWSRETYLRDLRVYAGRGIRRMRTYAYWFDADYVGRYGPPPLAEYGAGLRRWHAVRGRPVERA; from the coding sequence ATGCAGATTGTGGGTGGACGGCGCGCCGGGCGCTACTCGCGCCGGATGGTGCTGCAGGCGGCGGCCGGCTCGGCGCTGCTGGGCGCGGTCACATCGGCCGCCGGCGCCGCCGGCGAGGCGGCGGACCAACGCGACGCCTGGTTCGTCGGCCGCGGGGTGGCCATCGTGCCGACCGAGGCCGCGGCGATGGAGCTGCCGGAGCGCGCGGGCGAGTGGGACCTCAACCTGATCGACATGAGCCACTATGCCGAGTGGGCGGCGGGAACCGACGAAGGCCGAGCGCTCGTGGCGGCGTGCCGGCGGCTGGGGGTCGGGATCGAGTTCTCGCTGCACGTGCCCTCCATGTTCCTGTCCAGGACGCTGTTCGAGAAGGATCCGACGCTGTTTCGCATGGACGAGTCCGGCAATCGCACACCGGACGCCAACCTGTGCGTGCACTCGGAGCCCGCGCTGGAGATCCTGTGCGAGAACGCGGTGAAGTATGCCGACCTGCTGCGTCCCACGACCGGGCGCTACCACTACTGGACCGACGACGGCGCGAAGATGTGCCGCTGCCCGCGCTGCCGGGGTCTTTCCGACAGCGACCAGGCGCTGATCGTGGAGAACCGGATGCTCAAGGCGCTGCGGCGCGGCGACCGGCGGGCGCGCGTGGCGCACCTGGCCTACCAGCCGACGCTGGTGCCTCCGACGCAGGTGAAGCCGGAGCCGGGCATCTACCTGGAGTTCGCGCCGATCGAGCGCGACAGCCTCAAGCCGCTCGACAACGGGAGCCCCGTGCACACCAAGGTCCTCGAGCACCTTGACGCCAACCTGGCCCTCTTCGGGAAGCGCGACGCCGAGGTGCTGGAGTACTGGCTCGATAACTCTCGCGCCTCCGGCTGGAAACGTGAGCGCATCGGTCTGCTGCCGTGGAGCCGCGAGACGTACCTGCGGGATCTGCGCGTCTACGCAGGCCGCGGGATTCGCCGGATGCGGACCTACGCATACTGGTTCGACGCGGACTACGTCGGGCGCTACGGTCCCCCTCCGCTCGCCGAGTACGGCGCCGGGCTGCGGCGGTGGCACGCGGTGCGCGGCCGACCGGTCGAGCGGGCGTAG
- a CDS encoding methyltransferase produces MAGPLTYRERFALTLDHRPVDRPPMDLASTDMTDIDGGPRRLASLLGIAADGPDADEAVLRALDTDIRGVGGVLAPESPLARRVSDTEMTDCWGIGYRWNGHHFEAVGRPLAGATLADLERFPWPDPDRIPRGTIEAVAARARRLYEETPYVVCARHPCLGVLELGCWMCGFDDFLYRMAGEPGFVHRFFEIVLAYQKRVMERYYGALGRWIHFTTSGDDFGTQTGPFVSPRMFRGLVLPYFAERVRWLRRFTDATFFHHSCGSVVAIIPDLIGAGVQILNPIQPRAAGMEPDRLKREFGDRLTFYGGVDTQILLPRGTAAEVEAATRELIGVLGRDGGYVLSAAHIVQEDVPEANVLAMFRAGRASR; encoded by the coding sequence GTGGCCGGACCCCTCACCTACCGCGAGCGCTTCGCCCTCACGCTCGACCACCGCCCGGTCGACCGCCCGCCGATGGACCTGGCCTCCACCGACATGACCGACATCGACGGCGGGCCGCGCCGGCTGGCGTCGCTCCTGGGCATCGCTGCCGACGGGCCCGATGCTGACGAGGCCGTGCTGCGCGCGCTGGACACCGACATCCGCGGCGTGGGTGGCGTGCTGGCCCCGGAGAGCCCGCTGGCGCGGCGCGTATCGGACACGGAGATGACGGACTGCTGGGGGATCGGCTACCGCTGGAACGGGCATCACTTCGAGGCGGTGGGTCGGCCGCTGGCGGGCGCCACTCTCGCCGACCTGGAGCGTTTCCCCTGGCCGGACCCCGACCGAATCCCGCGGGGCACGATCGAGGCGGTCGCCGCCCGGGCGCGCCGCCTGTATGAGGAGACGCCCTACGTGGTGTGCGCGCGGCACCCCTGCCTGGGCGTGCTGGAGCTCGGCTGCTGGATGTGCGGGTTCGATGACTTCCTCTACCGCATGGCCGGGGAGCCGGGGTTCGTGCATCGCTTCTTCGAGATCGTGCTGGCCTATCAGAAGCGAGTGATGGAGCGTTACTACGGCGCGCTCGGCCGCTGGATCCACTTCACGACGAGCGGCGATGACTTCGGGACGCAGACCGGCCCCTTTGTGTCGCCGCGCATGTTTCGCGGGCTCGTGCTGCCCTACTTTGCCGAGCGCGTCCGCTGGCTGCGGCGATTCACGGACGCCACGTTCTTCCACCATTCCTGCGGGTCCGTCGTCGCCATCATCCCGGACCTGATCGGCGCGGGCGTCCAGATCCTCAACCCGATCCAGCCGCGCGCGGCCGGCATGGAGCCCGATCGGCTCAAGCGCGAGTTCGGCGACCGTCTCACGTTCTACGGCGGCGTGGACACGCAGATCCTGCTGCCGCGCGGCACGGCCGCAGAGGTGGAGGCCGCCACCCGCGAGCTGATCGGCGTGCTCGGCCGCGACGGCGGCTACGTGCTCTCGGCGGCACACATCGTGCAGGAGGACGTTCCGGAGGCCAACGTGCTGGCCATGTTTCGCGCGGGGCGCGCGTCCCGGTAA